The genomic region AGAAAATGTACAATTTTCAGCTCCATGTATTGTCATCACTAtaaggaaataaagtaaaaactacAAGCTTGTTTTCAATCTCTACTTAGCGTCAGTGATAGTAACCCCAGGTGCAAAAGCAGGCACTCAATTTCTCTGCCTGGGTAGCATCAAAACGTGTTGAAATTTAGGTTCTATAACCACAGCCACTGCCTTGAATCCTACCCACAAAGTTCTTTAAACACAATAAATTATCAGATACTAGTCAGTAAATGGCAAGAAGGCTTAAATGACATTGACATGCATATACTCCTGCTCCCAGAGCTCTGCCTTAACTTTCTTAGGTAAATCCATTCTCCGAAGTGCCAAGgagataaaaatttttttttttcattgtgttttcccAATTCTTTAGATGCAGCATTTtccattataatcaaactgccaGAGATTCCCTATCTTGACAACAGTGGTCAGACATAGGGCACAAACAGTTATTACCAAGGCATCATCACTACCTCTTCACTACATATCATCACTGGCTCTTCATCTGGAGGCTAAATTATTAAACAGAAGTACTGAAGCATATGAGATCAGTTAAAATAATCTGATTGTGGAAAATGAATGTCAGAGAACTTCATAGAGGCCAGTAAAGTCAGAGGCCAGCCAGCATAATCCTCTCCTCTGCCAGGGCAGAGTATGTCTGCCAGATTAACCTTCCCTAAGGAGGAGTAATAAGAATTGTTGTATTTAATCATAACCCAGCTTCGATATTCTTCTTTGTGTGGAAGGGCAAGCTGAAACAGACAAATATATTTTGATGAAGAAAACATTATTTATGGCCTCTTCCGTCCAAATCCTAGACAGAGAAAGCTTATGGCTTTGGGGGAAGCTATCACTTGTATGCTATAGCCTCATTATAAAAATCAATAGTTCAGTTGTGAATAAAACAGATGAAAGCACCGACAATGAAAAGACACCTGGGCCAGCTGGTATAGATTTCAACAAACTGATTTTGCTGGGTTTCCATGCAAAGTCCTCAAacagataaattttttaaaaaccgcTTAAATGCCTCTCCCCTGGTGAAGGGGTCAAAACTACTAGCATTTGATTTGCTGAGCACTGTTCTCAGCCACTATCTAAGCTGCCTTGAAGGAAAGCAGCAGTGACTATTTATATTTCACCTATGAGAGCTAAATAAATACTTAATAACAAAGAATGTTGACACATTTTCCTATGCTATAGATTTCCCTACACTTTCCCTGCCTACTTTCAATTTATTGGGTCAGACTAATGTGCCACAATTCTTCTGAGCCTCCACTCGTCATGTAATAATCTTTGTTCAGTcacagaaagacaaaaattagatTTAGCTATGCATACACTATGTTAAATCAGGGAGCCATAGCTGAAGGTCCTTGATTGTTCAAAATATCCCCATTCACTGGCATCAATAGAACAAGGTGAAGTTTcctaactttaaaattttttttttaaattcccacatccctttgttctattaatattgtttataattttctccaaAGATAAGTATCATGGCACCCCTTAAATCTAAATAAAACCATCCTTTCTAAATCTCCATGTGAATATTTCCTTCCTTAGAAGGTGCCTCTTCCAGAAAACACTTCCTAGAAAGCCAGATTAGTATTGTCACTTTTGAGAACTTCAGAGGTGCCTAAATTAGCATTCCTCTAAATGCTGCTCAAAAATGTAGAACTCACAGTGGCAGACTATTTTCCAAGGGATATTTTAACTGTGTtgtatttgtgtgtttgcatCTGTGGGAACTCAGGGCCTGCCCCCGCCTAATAGTGAAAGTAAATTATTGCACTTAGCCACCTACTTGACCTGGACAGacattaaaggtcatcagacctccccggGGGTGGAAAGaatgtatcataaacaaagcattaaaactcccctctcctgatcactgttgataacaaatcttcacgcccctgtgtcacaagaccctgccaaaactctgttctcacatccTATGGGATGTCTTTGTCCtcacccttataaaccacccctgGTACCCCCCACTCTTTGCAGAGGTCTAACTTCCATTTTCCCTGGCCAGCCACCACTGTGGAACCATCTCCTATTCATAAGTCCTAATTAAATTCATGTCTAACTCCGTGCCTGGTGTTTTCTtcggtcttggggctgagctggatTGAAACTGAGTtgggtgtgtgcatgcacacgcaTTTTAAAGCGAAGTATTGAGATTGCTGAAAGGGGGAATAAATTACTTCTTCTTAATCACTGAATATAGCAGATACGAATGTTTTCTTAAATCAACTAAACACATATCATGTTTTCCACTCTGTTGTCCTTTGGAAGGGATCGCACCACCAAAAACACCTCATAGCCAGCACCCTATAGGCCTTTCTCCTGATCACATACAAGTCCTGGGCCCTCTCACTTGATTCTCACCTTTGTGATTGCTTCTGCCCTTGGAAATAACGACTTGTTCATAATTGTTTCACCATTTTTGTCAGTTTTCTATCTTGGATCGGCTGTACACTTGCATTCTGACTCCACATAGCCCCGGGGACTCCACACAGTTTTCAACTGTTTGGCTGTGGGATTGGACAAATACACATCATAGTCTTCCTTCCAGGTCCAGCTCAAACTTACACATTCAGAGAGTTACCTCTATATTCCAATAATCCTTCCTTTACAAGGGATTCCATCAGTGATTGCTTGCTCAAGCTGTTATCACATCTTCTTAGGCTTGTTTGGATATTTTTGATACTGTACACCAGTCATTGTGTGAGTTCTTGTCTTATTTTTCTGAGTAGACTAAATTATTTGACAGCACAGacagtttctttgttttccatGTATGCTTCCCTTGTTTTACTTTGAGATAAAATAGCTTCAGTTTAGGTGCAGATGTTCCATACATGTTTACTAgggggaataaaataaaaatccagatcACAAAGCTCTGTGGAATTTAATGGTTCTTTTAATTAGTCTCGGTGTAACACTCAGCATAAAGACAGGGAAATGGTGAAGGAGATAttagaatataaagaaacttttcCCAATGATAATTTCTCCAAAAGCCAATACATCTGGGATGTGTCTCTATCACCACTTCACTAATAATCACCACCACAGTGAAGTATAGCAATTGATGAAATATCTCTCTTATTCAGGAGGGTTGGGGAAGAAAAAGACTACAAATTACTACTCTATTGCAGTCATTGAGTAAATtgtctttaaaattatattttctgagaaaaaatataaatgatatagAAAAGATGTTGCATAAAACACAGGAATTGAAGACAAGGTGAGAGTCCGTTCAGCCCTATAAATCAAGGACAAAGGCCCAATTAATACTGATTTCACAAATTGCAACAATAGAAGGGTTTTCGCTTGTCAGATTCTGAGTTATAAATTTTCTTGAGACACTCAAATTGGGAATATGAACACAGATACTAAATCTATTTGTTCTACCCGATCCCCTAAATATCCCCTCAataataaatttctcttttaaataaaagGGATTGACATGAGCAGCATAACCTTCTATAGCTCTTAGTGCAGtaagtttgtgttttgttttataggCATTCATTGGGCATTACCATGCTAAAAGCTTTCTACTACAAAAGAGCCACTAGACTCTTTCAGAGACATTATCTCATGAAATCCTCAAAACCACCCATGGTATATTAGTATCCTCCTTTTTTTAGATGCAGTCAAAAGTTATACAGTGGTGAATGCAAAAGTAGGATTCAATATCAagtctttttaacttttaagtcCAGTCTCAGGCAGATGTGGCACAACTGCTTATTATCTAATTACATAACATGCTGAATTAAATAACTTAGAGAATTAGACACAGGCCTTTTGtacacaattttaattttaaaatgagctgAAATTGTAAATCAGGATAATTGTAGCTTTTAGAAAAAAGGTTATGCGattggtgttttatttttaatttatctctgTATATAAATTTTAGCTAGAGATTTTTATTGAGCATCACAGGCCAAGTGGAGGTTTTATACGAATGCTGACAGAAACGTGTCTTTTCCACCATCATTAAAATTCTgctttaagaaattaaaattctgTTAAGAAAAGGAACAGATATAAAGGGATATTTCTCACAGTAGTTAATAAAAACACCAGTTATTGTTTCATCACTCTTCTATGAATGGATCTATTGTTCTGCTCACCAGAAGGACCACCTCTGTAATGATCGAACACTTCGCATTTTTGCAGGTATCCTAGAATCAGAATGGTGATTATAACTAGGAAAGAAGCCAAGtgcacattaaaaatatttgtagtaTAATCTTagaattttgaattcatttaaaataatgcagCTTGTTTAAAGATTTTTCTATGCTTTgaggtttccttttttaaattcattttttattagagaagttgtcggtttatagaaaaatcatgcacctGTGCACTATTCAACCCTCTACTAAAATAGCCTTCTGTGGGCCTCTCACAAACTGCAGGACTGACTCTAAGACaccaagaaaaacaggaaaacaaagacaaaaagcaaTGATCCTGGTCAAAGTCATCCTCTCGATCAACTCTGCGAACCAGTAGGGTGATGACCATATCTGTGTCCAAAATAGTCAATCACAAAGGTTCGATGACAGGGCAGTGATGCAGTTCTTTATAGGTGACAGAAAATAGCTCAAGACATCTGCACCGATCCATGCTCCCTTTGTAAAATGGTTGTCCTCGTGTCttgaatttgaaaaaacaaagaacagcATTCCTTGACCATAGGGCCCAGTGGTTTGAATCTTCCAGTTGTGTTGTTCTTTTGTCTTGAAATAGGCCTTGCCAAATCAGAATTAAAAGAATGTTTTGAAGTGTGAGAAAAttcaaatttcctattttaagtCTGGAGTGCATTAGCATGAGTTTAGTCACTTATTTTAAGGGTCATCGGGTTACACAGGAGACGCAGCCTGTCTCTCTGCTACCCAAGCCTCAAACTATTCACCTAAAAACAGTTTAGAAATAGCCTTAAGTCTATTACCTTTCTATGGGAACTAACTCATCTTTGCTATGCTTTGTCTTGTGACCCTGTCAAGTCAGAGGGTCCTGCTTTGATTATGTGCTATCTCTTTTTCCTTGGTCACTTTTCAGTAATCATCTCTGTTCAATTGAATGTAATGATTAAAACTTTGTTTATATTTCATGGCAATTTTCTTTTATCAGTCATACTTGGGTTTTATTATTTACTGCCCAATACAGAAATTTCACCTGAAAGCATCATTTTAATGGGACTTTTATTTTCCAGTGTTTTGGCAAATAAGAGAAATTGCCTGTTCTTATTATTAGAGAGTTAGTCTGGTAACAACAAGATTTTATATTATAGTGCTGACAGGTAGAACGCAGTGAGCATAAGCTTTGTAGTGTAACAGACATGGGTTTGAATTCTGCATCAGTCACTTGCCAGTCCCGGGACATTTCTGACTGTGGAttatctcatctgtaaagtaaaaATAGTCATATCAACTCTATGCAGATTGCTTGGTGATTATAGATAATGTGTATAAAGTACAATATTTAATCTAATGTTAGCTATCATTTGCTTTAGCTTTGTCACTAACCAGCTACCTAATTTCAGATAAGAAGGTAGGACTAGATTATGTCTACTTTTTCTGTCAAAATTTAGTCAATAAGTAAACCTTTTCTATTTGTCTTTGCATAATTTTACATTAGCCAGGGTTCTTTCACGTTAAAAATTTCCAGGTGAGTATAGACAACATTAGTTGAAATTTGAACAATAATGTGAAGACAAGGTGACAATAACAAAGTGATCAGTGGGAAGTGTTTTGATATGGAATTTGGGGACAAGAACCAGAGCAAAAGTAATcacatttaaaagttaaaatgataGACTAGGGGTTAAGTAATTTCTTTAACAAAATTGTATTATAATTCCCTATCTTATTTAATGAGTGATCTTAGGGGAAAATAAATCACTGGAAAAGCTTAATTTCTCAGCTTAATTGACCGGTAGCAATGAGTACAGCAACAACAACTATCTGCCTCCCTCAGAGGGGTGAGCTAATGTAAAGTTCTTTGAGTTCCCATGAAAAACAGGAACTGAATACATTAGCTATGATAATCTCTATACTTGCCAATTATTTCAGcttacagcacattaaaaatatctgtgTATCTGCATtgcagaggaaacaaaaaaaatgacccCTAATCTTTATCTCTCAATAgtattaggttttattttttaatttgttatacTTTGATACAGCTGTActgtttttctaaatatattttgcaGAAAAACAGCTTCATTAAGTCATAAACCATGTTTAATAATTCAAGCCACAAAGATAGTAACACAAAATCTGAAACCTAACAACACATAGTTTCTCAGTCACAAATGCATCAGAGGAGAGATGTGGAGATGCTTTCTCCAATTTGCAAGTGAGTGGCCAAGACACATGAGCAAGAGTTTCAGAACTAAGTGCTTGCATAGGTAGGTCTTTCCTTATCTGAAACCTGCATTCTAAATTTATTGTATATAAACTTTATGTGAAAATCAGTTCTGTAGATGGGGCTGGGATATGGCTAACTAGTCTTTCTATGATAGAACAGCTCATCCTGAAACATCACATGAaaagaaacaataacaataacacaGCATTAAGAGCAATGCTAACATCTATctttctttgagattttaataaCAGGCTCAGTGACTCGGGCAAGACTTTACCCACATTATGCCTTGCTTGGATTAtcttttttttgcattaaattgAGAAATTAAGTACATAAAAATAGAGTTTAGATAATTTAAATTTTGTGTAATAGACTGAGCCCATTTATAGTGGTCAGTTAGCACACTTAAACTGCATACTGTCTAGCACTGTGTCGTGAAATGAAGGGCAAAACAAGACCATCAACTTTTTAGCTaactaaagaaatcaaaacatGACTAACTTTAGCAAGGTCTCATTTTACTACAAGCACCTTGTGTGAcatttttgcaaaattttaaattctaatgtGCAATCTCCCATATTATAAGACTTCTTCAAGGTCACTTTTTACCTACTATATCTGAAGCAGCCCTGAGGGTCATTGCCACAACTCTTGAAGTTCATTCTATTCCCTTTCCAACCACATTCTTCAATGATTCCAAACCATGTTGCAGGccagaaaagaacaaaacaaacatattGGTGACATTCTCCAATTTTAATgggtgtatgtgcatgtataatAATCATCAGGCTCAGTgctaaggaaggaagaaaataaagtagaCCACTTCCGTCTTATGCAGACACATggcacatttatttatatttgtacttttatttattGTACTTAGGTGAATTGGGGAATTGGGAACATAGGAAATAACTGCAGGTAATTAAAGCTACAGGGAAACTTCCAAACTCTTCTTAAACATCTTCTCCCAAAAGAGGATATAAGATTAATTCAAACTCTCGTTTTACATCCTGGGAAAAGCATTCTATCTAGCACACTGGGACAACAAGGGGAATATgaaatgattttgaaattttaaagtaCTTTCTCTCTTTAGAATTCTCTAAAGAACTCAGGATTCTGTTGAGAGTCTGGCTAAAGAATGACAAGGAATGAACATTACCTGTGTGACTATGTATTGGACACAGTTAGCTAGAGAACACCACAGGCAGAGTTCAGAAGGACCAGCCAGTAACAAAAAGGAATCTAAACACTGGCTAGAAGTGGAAAAGATGGTAGTGGTATCATGCCCAAGAACAATAGCAGCCTGAGGCTTATCCAAATCAGGGAGAAAGTGACAAAATTTCAGCAAAGTCCTGAGGAGGCAAAATAACAAATGACTCTGTCGCCTgaggtaaaagaaaatgagaggagCTGTATATGAGGAGTCTCCACTTGGTGGCTGACAGCAGGAGTCACCACTCAAAACGGTTCCCTCTAATATGGCTTCCATCCTTGGAGAAGTCATGAAAATTAAGTCAACTGAATATAGGAGTTAAATAAGCATGAATTTTGGGAATCACTGCTTCAGAGTGAATCCCACTTCAGCCTAATGGGAAGGAAGCAGGAAGTAATCCCACCACTGGGTATAGTTAAAAGCCTCAAAGTTTCTTTGCTTTTACTTTCTCTCTAGGTTTAAAGACCTCAGCACAAAAGCAGCTCTCTAAGTCTCTGACAGATAAGAATTCAACTATCAGGAACAATgacagagaaaactataaaaataaacacaagggAAGCGTATACTAACTTCAACTTGCTACATGCATTGGTCAGGCTGCACTTTGTTTTTGGCCAGACCCTTCAGCAGACCAGATCTTGGGGCCTTAGCATCACATTCCGCCTCAGTCTGCTTGCTACCCTTTCTTCTGGGAAGCCGTCGCTTCCTAGACCTAGAGAAGGTCTGACAGACACAGCTTAGGAAACGACCAAAGCAGAATGGTGGTGATGCCAAAGACGTCACTGTAGGAGAAGAGGGCCCAGGTTCCTGGGACACTGAGAGCTCACAGGGCTGGGGCTGACATTCCTGATGCATCATACAGGTACCCTCATCTGGCTGGCTCTGTAATTCCtgcaagtagaagaaagaagtTAAAAGCCCTTAGAGCCAACCCACATACACAGAAAGGACATGACCCCTGAGCCAGTTCTTCCAGGCTTTGTCTGGGCCCAAGGATCCCAGTTTGCTTCTCAAGTTCCTCATCCACAACTCCTTCCTCTACATTAGCTCTCCTATGCAAAAGTGGGAAGCCCTGAATTATTCCATCCCCATGACTCATAATTACCTCATTGGGAAGGCCAGGATTAGCCTCCTGGGAACTGAGTAGTGCCAGCTTTTTATCTACAGCCTCATCTTCACTTTGTGGTGGTACCAAAGGTGTTGGGAGAATGGGAGTGCGGCGggcctcctttttctccttcctcttattcttcctggttctctttgaTCTTCGGACCTTGCTAAGATACCTATGCTTTTTGGGGAGCGGATCTAGCTTTCTCCTCTGGACTGGAGGCATGACATGATCTTGTAAAACCTCAGCCGCATGACTCTCAGGAGTCCCCTCCAATGGCTCTGATGAGGATTCCAAGCTTCTCTTCAGAGGGTCATTCTCCCATAGGTGGagtctattctctctctcttgagTATTTGGTGGTATGTTCAAGTCTTCAGGGACATGTTTTGGGATAGAGATTGGAGGTTCCCAGGCTCTCtcactgaggtttttttttttgacccaccATGCTAACTCCAGCCAGCTTTGCAGGAAGAAGGCACTCACAAGAAAAGGAGCAAGagtcaaatgccaaagactaGTTACTACCCTGACTCTAGCCAATAATTTACCCCCTCAAACACATGAGCTGTACTATGTCAGTTTTCCTCtctaggagttcagttctcaggtTCTTCTTCTTGGCCTAGGGCTGTTTCTGATTTCAGATTtcctaaaaggagagagaaagtcatTTAAGTGATTATTCCTCCTAGTCACATCAAACCTAGGGTTCAATATGACTGGACTCTGCCAAACCTATCATAAATCCCTGGGCAGAAATAGTATTTAACAAACTTGACAAATTTCCAGATCAGTATTTCTAAAAGTAAGGAAATTCTCCATCTGTACCAGATTCACTTGAGGTTCTTATTGAAATACAGGTTTCTGGGCTATATGCCAGAGCCCCACAGTCACAATGTCTGGGATTGAGTCCCaggaatttgtatttttcctaGTAACTCAGGTGATTTTAATGCACTCTGAAGTGTGAAAACTACTTCTTAAGAGGGACACTGGATCCAGTATTCTATGGGAGTATGGGAGGGACTGTTCTTTAAAAACATTCAAGCTCATATCTCACTTTCTCCTAAAGGTCTTCCCCAATCATTTCATCCTATAGCAATTTCTCCGCTCTGAAATCCTGTAACCATTATCACTTAATTTGGTATGTTATCCCTTATAACTTTCTATTACTATTTGACTTCTAAAACTTGTGATTATATCTTCTAACTAGATTATAAGCTTCTCAAAGACAGGGACTCTCTTAGACTTATTAGTATACCAATGTGGATTAGGTGCctaataaattcaataaatgaaggaatatatGAGTAGGTTTATGTCCCGGTGTCCAATAACCAATGAGAAATGAGACTGCTCTGTAGGAAGAGTTTTAAAGTAACAGAATGTTAAGGAGGGTATGAGTCCTGCAGATCACCTAGTTCATCTTCCAAATTTTACAGATGGGGGAACTGAGGTTCAAGTAAGATAATGACTTATCCAAAGctgggttggcaaactttttctgtaaagggccagatagtaaataccTTAGGCTCCATAGGCCATATGCTCCTGTCACAACTATTCATCTCTGCTGCTGTAACATGAAAGCATCCATAAACAATTAATAATCCTGGctgcattccaataaaactttatctacAAAAACAGGCATTTGGCCTgagggctgtagtttgccaacccctgaccTAAAGTTATGCAACTAGTTTAGCAGCAAAACTGGACTAGACATCAAGTCACCTGAACTAAATGCTTTTAGAAagttccttggtttgtggctgtAGAGAATAAAGCAGGGTTGATGAATTCTATAAGGGGACACGCAGTACTTCTTGGTTATACTTCAATGAAGCTAATGGTGCCTTCATACAATAAGTGTCAAAAGAATTATGAATAAGTTAATGCATTTGATGTGAGCCATTTAAATTATATGCCAAGTTCAAAGGATATTACTTGTCAAAAAAGGTAGCATCTAAGGAGAGAATTTATTTACTAATATATTATCATGGAATTCTATCAGCTTCAGTTCTATACTGTTAGGAAAGTTAAGTTTcatgtgataaatgaatataGGCTCAAGTTCTATTTGTCCCCTCTAACAGAAGTAACCATCAAATCAGCAACTACAGAAGGAAGAACTACAGAAGCCCTCGAGGAGGTGGGAACAGGATTGAAAAAGAGAAGTCAGCACAGAAAATCCAAGCCTCTAAAAGTCAACCTTGCTTCTCACCTTCCCAGCCCTGCATCAGGCCCTCATCATTGCCTCACCTGCACTTTTACAAGACTTTTTCCTGAGTCAGGTCTCTGCTCCctctaatccattctccacaaaggaaccagaatgatctttctaaaacaaaTTTCTCACACCCCTATTTAAAGCCAGTCCTCCCTATCCCCCTAGTAAGATCACAGGCAATGTCCTTTGTGATCTGATTGAACACTGTCACTCACTCTCAGACATTTTATGTTGCTTTGAAAATAGACCACTTGCTATTTCCTGAGAGCACTGTATCCTTTTAAACACTCTTCTGTTTGCCTGCAATGTCTCTTCCCCTCTTCACTACCTGGTCCCACTATACTGTCACTTCTTCTAAGCAGCCTTAGCTGATCtcttcaggcagaagaaaattGATTTCGATTCTCACATGGCATTCTGAACCTAAGATAATCATCCCATTGAATGATAAAAAGCTGTTTAGATAGAGGTTCCTCAAACCCAGGAACCCTTACTCACTTGGTATCTGGCATCTCCATGGTGTCTGGCAATGTTTGCCAATTTCAGAATATAAGTCTTTATATTCTGCCCCTCCTGTGGATAATTTCTAAGCCCAACCAATTTGCTCTTATTTTACTTGGGCTTCTCCTCTATTTGACTGAGCAAACACACTGGAGTTTAGGGGTACAAAGCTGAGCAGCTCTGGTCAGAACTTGGCTCTAAATCCTGCTACCAATCCTGAGCGGAGGCTGGCTTCactcagaaaagaaatttataCTGGAAGAACTCTCCCACCCCCCTAGAAACAAAAGAAGCAATTCTACCTAAAGAAGCCCTACAGATCTTCAGAACCCTGGCTTCCTCTAGACCCACTTCCTGGTAGACTCTCAGTACCCCTTGACCATTCCCATCCTATTCCTTTACCCCCCCTCACTTCCCTCTATACAGAGCCTCCCCCAAATCTCACTGATCCCTAGATTTCAAGTTTTTACCAGCGATCAGCTATCTCATTCTGATAGGGCAGACACCCAGGCTGACTTCAGGCCCTGAGTCTCACTTTTGGTGCCTCTGCTCTGAGAAACACCTTCTACAGTGTGAGTTGGTGCAGGAATGCTGTTCAACCCACAAGGGTCTTTTGCCTGACAAGATGCAAAAAGGGTTTATACCACATAATCTCACTAAAATCGAAGTCCATGATTCCCCGGGATTTCAAACATTAGAAATTATTGGATATATAATAAGAATTCACGTTATAGTATGAACTGATTTGTCTTCACAAACCTGTTATGCTTCAactttctttgtgattttttttttccagttttccattcTCACATGTTATTTTAAGCAAAGCTGAGGGCATAAAAGCCCTTAGATGAATCTGCTGTCTAAGCTGACTCAAAGGCAACTTAGAAGTCCTAAAACAACACCACCTTGGCCACTGAACTTCTGCAGTAGAGACTAGAGAAAAAACTCACTACTCATTATTGACAGTGAAGTGACTACCCTTCTTTAgaaatgagcaagaaataaactggCATAAAACAACCCTGCTTCTCACTGCCTCTTCAAGAGAATTACATAACTAAAGCATCAAACaatcattttctttgaaaatgacCTTTCATATTAAATGAAAATCTGAAGAGCTaatatcaaagagaaagaaaatcaataacCTGTGAGAGTAACTATTCATGCCTATGTAAATGgtgaaaggaaactaaaatatgatAGTAAGCATCTTAGACTGTTGTATTACAAATTAAATGCATTGCATACTCTCAGGGTAACATTTGAAAGCCTACTATGAATCAGACCCTGGAAGAGGA from Choloepus didactylus isolate mChoDid1 chromosome 1, mChoDid1.pri, whole genome shotgun sequence harbors:
- the LOC119516662 gene encoding uncharacterized protein LOC119516662 codes for the protein MPPVQRRKLDPLPKKHRYLSKVRRSKRTRKNKRKEKKEARRTPILPTPLVPPQSEDEAVDKKLALLSSQEANPGLPNEELQSQPDEGTCMMHQECQPQPCELSVSQEPGPSSPTVTSLASPPFCFGRFLSCVCQTFSRSRKRRLPRRKGSKQTEAECDAKAPRSGLLKGLAKNKVQPDQCM